In Clostridium swellfunianum, a genomic segment contains:
- a CDS encoding DUF3006 domain-containing protein, which produces MKVIIDRFEGNFAVCEKEDEEMINIEKSKLPSNSKEGDVLIINGENTTFDEEETNARRERVRKLMDSLWE; this is translated from the coding sequence ATGAAAGTTATAATTGACAGGTTTGAAGGTAACTTCGCTGTATGCGAAAAAGAAGATGAGGAAATGATTAATATAGAAAAAAGTAAGCTCCCTTCAAATTCTAAAGAGGGAGATGTGTTAATAATAAATGGTGAAAACACAACTTTTGATGAAGAAGAAACTAATGCACGTAGAGAGAGAGTGAGAAAACTCATGGATAGTTTATGGGAATAG
- a CDS encoding nucleoside triphosphate pyrophosphohydrolase codes for MHNWVYGKNHDLKVKIYNKLVRDNIPEIIIKSGRSCIIRRAGAEDKYELLKYKLREEVEEFLEEDNLEELADIMEVLFSLADGLGYREKNLIEKREEKKAERGGFKEGIVLEKVY; via the coding sequence ATGCATAACTGGGTATATGGGAAAAATCACGATTTAAAGGTCAAGATTTATAATAAATTAGTCAGAGATAACATACCAGAAATCATAATTAAGAGCGGCAGGAGCTGCATTATTAGAAGAGCAGGAGCCGAAGATAAGTACGAGCTTCTTAAATATAAGCTTCGAGAAGAAGTAGAAGAATTTTTAGAAGAAGACAATTTAGAGGAATTGGCGGATATTATGGAAGTGTTATTTAGTCTTGCAGATGGCCTAGGCTACAGAGAAAAAAATTTAATTGAGAAGAGAGAAGAGAAAAAAGCTGAACGTGGTGGATTTAAGGAAGGTATAGTTTTAGAAAAAGTGTATTAG
- a CDS encoding lysoplasmalogenase, translating to MITNAIFLIPFLLFSILNIIYVRKNNRLGIFVTKPLLMPLLMLFYLLNASVINYSILAALAFGFLGDVFLLQDVNQRRILAGIASFLTGHIFYISTFAGNYYNTLDIPVWSLLFLLPYIGGALLILKKLFSSIQFIKLPVIVYMSVILLMSFSSILRVWTVSLLSFLLTFAGSLSFILSDSLLAFDLFTVRPKKSDTAVMTTYILAQLLIVLGVL from the coding sequence ATGATTACTAATGCAATTTTTCTTATACCCTTTTTACTTTTTTCTATACTTAATATAATCTATGTAAGAAAGAACAACAGGCTTGGAATATTTGTTACTAAACCTCTGCTCATGCCACTTTTAATGCTTTTTTATTTACTAAACGCATCGGTTATAAATTATTCCATACTAGCTGCTCTAGCCTTTGGATTTTTAGGTGATGTGTTTTTGTTACAAGATGTAAATCAACGCCGTATCTTAGCTGGGATTGCTTCTTTTTTAACAGGGCATATTTTTTACATTTCTACATTTGCAGGAAATTATTACAACACTCTAGATATCCCGGTATGGTCCTTATTATTTCTTCTCCCTTATATTGGTGGGGCACTATTGATTTTAAAAAAACTTTTTTCCTCAATACAGTTCATAAAATTGCCGGTTATAGTCTATATGAGTGTAATTTTATTAATGAGCTTTTCAAGTATATTAAGAGTTTGGACTGTTTCTTTGTTATCTTTTCTTCTAACTTTTGCAGGGTCTCTGTCCTTTATTTTATCTGATTCCCTGCTGGCTTTTGATTTGTTTACTGTAAGACCTAAGAAAAGCGATACAGCAGTTATGACAACCTATATTCTTGCACAGCTATTGATTGTTTTGGGTGTATTATAA